The following proteins come from a genomic window of Denitromonas sp.:
- a CDS encoding ABC transporter permease, which yields MRSRDILGFATRAATAYPVRTGLMMLAMAIGVAAVVLLTALGDGARRYVVREFSALGSSLIIVLPGRTETGGVGAGSFVTNTPRDLTVDDAAALLRAGGVTRVAPLVLGNSEIAYSGKLREVMVIGTTRAFADIRNYRLGQGRFLPEEDWRRGSAVAVIGATLHTELFGAEPALGKMIRVGDRRYRVIGVLAASGSGLGMNADELVIVPVAAAQALFNASSLFRIFAEARNRDAVPAAKTQILDILKARHDGEEDVTLITQDAVLGTFDRILGALTLAVAGIAAISLAVAGILVMNVMLVAITQRTSEIGLLKALGATGGVIRLVFLTEAALLSVAGAFAGLLLGHLGAWGLRLMFPVLPAYPPDWAIFAGLGTAIVTGVLFGVMPARHAATLDPVDALAKR from the coding sequence ATGCGCAGCCGCGACATCCTCGGCTTTGCCACCCGCGCCGCCACCGCCTACCCCGTGCGCACCGGCTTGATGATGCTGGCCATGGCCATCGGCGTCGCCGCCGTGGTGCTGCTCACCGCGCTCGGCGACGGCGCCCGCCGCTACGTGGTGCGCGAGTTCTCGGCGCTGGGCAGCAGCCTGATCATCGTTCTGCCCGGTCGCACCGAAACCGGTGGCGTCGGCGCCGGCAGCTTTGTCACCAACACCCCGCGCGACCTCACCGTCGACGACGCCGCCGCCCTGCTGCGTGCCGGCGGCGTGACCCGCGTCGCCCCGCTGGTGCTCGGCAACTCGGAGATCGCCTACAGTGGCAAGCTGCGCGAGGTGATGGTCATCGGCACCACGCGCGCCTTTGCCGACATCCGCAACTATCGCCTCGGCCAGGGACGCTTCCTGCCCGAGGAAGACTGGCGCCGCGGCTCGGCCGTGGCCGTCATCGGCGCCACCTTGCACACCGAGCTGTTCGGCGCCGAGCCGGCGCTGGGCAAGATGATCCGCGTCGGCGACCGGCGCTACCGCGTGATCGGCGTGCTCGCCGCCTCGGGCTCGGGCCTTGGCATGAATGCCGACGAGCTGGTGATCGTGCCCGTCGCCGCCGCGCAAGCGCTGTTCAATGCCTCCAGCCTGTTCCGCATCTTCGCCGAGGCGCGCAACCGCGACGCCGTGCCGGCAGCCAAGACGCAGATCCTCGACATCCTCAAGGCGCGCCATGACGGCGAAGAGGATGTGACGCTGATCACCCAGGACGCCGTCCTCGGCACCTTCGACCGCATCCTCGGCGCGCTCACCCTGGCCGTCGCCGGCATCGCCGCCATCAGCCTGGCGGTGGCCGGCATCCTGGTGATGAACGTGATGCTCGTCGCCATCACCCAGCGCACCAGCGAAATCGGCCTGCTCAAGGCGCTGGGCGCTACCGGCGGCGTGATCCGCCTGGTGTTTCTCACAGAGGCGGCACTGCTGTCCGTCGCCGGCGCCTTCGCCGGCCTGCTGCTCGGCCATCTCGGCGCCTGGGGCCTGCGCCTGATGTTTCCTGTGCTGCCGGCCTACCCGCCCGACTGGGCGATCTTCGCCGGCCTGGGCACGGCCATCGTCACCGGTGTGCTCTTCGGCGTCATGCCGGCCCGCCACGCCGCCACGCTCGACCCGGTCGACGCTCTGGCCAAGCGATGA
- a CDS encoding glutamine--tRNA ligase/YqeY domain fusion protein, with protein MSHPENADVARSTHFINNLIEADRQQGKWAGRVETRFPPEPNGYLHYGHAKSICLNFGVAEAYGGACHLRFDDTNPTKEEQEFVDAIIESVQWLGYDWGEHLYFASDYFEKMAACAEYLIRAGKAYVDSLSAEDMRAYRGTLTEPGKDSPYRNRSIEENLDLFARMKAGEFPDGTHILRARIDMASPNINLRDPAIYRIRHAHHHRTGDRWCVYPMYTFAHPIEDAIENITHSLCTLEFEDQRPFYDWLLEQLAEGGFFPRPLPRQIEFARLNLTYVVLSKRKLVQLVDEGHVDGWDDPRMPTLVGARRRGFTAAGFRLFAERAGVSKSDGWIDMSVLEECMREDLNDTAERRVAVLDPLKLIITNYPEGQSEQCFAPNHPLKPELGQREMPLSRELWIEREDFMETPIKGFRRLFPGNKVRLRYGYVVECTGCEKDADGNVTAVTCEYFPDSKSGTPGADTYKVKGNLHWVSVPHACQAEVRLYDRLFAYPQPGQRREGDAPELERDFLTDINPDAKRCLTAQLEPSLARVAAESRFQFERHGYFVADRFDSQPDAPVFNRTVTLKDSWQKSKP; from the coding sequence ATGTCCCACCCCGAAAACGCCGACGTCGCCCGCAGCACCCACTTCATCAACAACCTGATCGAGGCCGACCGTCAGCAGGGCAAATGGGCCGGGCGCGTGGAAACCCGATTCCCGCCCGAGCCCAATGGCTATCTGCATTATGGCCACGCAAAATCCATTTGTCTTAACTTCGGTGTTGCCGAGGCCTACGGCGGCGCCTGCCACCTGCGCTTCGACGACACCAACCCGACCAAGGAAGAGCAGGAGTTCGTCGACGCCATCATCGAATCGGTGCAATGGCTCGGCTACGACTGGGGCGAGCACCTGTACTTCGCCTCCGACTATTTCGAGAAGATGGCCGCCTGCGCCGAGTACCTGATCCGCGCCGGCAAGGCCTATGTGGACTCGCTCTCGGCCGAAGACATGCGCGCCTACCGCGGCACGCTCACCGAGCCGGGCAAGGACAGCCCCTATCGCAACCGCAGCATCGAGGAAAACCTCGACCTGTTCGCGCGCATGAAGGCCGGCGAGTTTCCCGACGGCACACACATCCTGCGCGCCAGGATCGACATGGCCTCGCCCAACATCAACCTGCGCGACCCGGCCATCTACCGCATCCGCCACGCCCATCACCACCGCACCGGCGATCGCTGGTGCGTGTACCCGATGTACACCTTCGCCCACCCCATCGAGGACGCGATCGAGAACATCACTCACTCGCTGTGCACCCTCGAATTCGAAGACCAGCGCCCCTTCTACGACTGGCTGCTCGAGCAGCTCGCCGAGGGCGGCTTCTTCCCGCGGCCGCTGCCGCGCCAGATCGAGTTCGCCCGCCTCAACCTCACCTACGTGGTGCTGTCCAAGCGCAAGCTGGTGCAGCTGGTGGACGAAGGCCATGTCGACGGCTGGGACGACCCGCGCATGCCCACCCTGGTCGGCGCCCGCCGCCGCGGCTTCACTGCGGCCGGATTCCGCCTGTTTGCCGAGCGTGCCGGCGTGTCCAAGTCCGACGGCTGGATCGACATGAGCGTGCTCGAAGAGTGCATGCGCGAAGACCTCAACGACACCGCCGAGCGCCGCGTCGCCGTGCTCGACCCGCTCAAGCTGATCATCACCAACTACCCCGAAGGCCAGAGCGAGCAGTGCTTTGCGCCCAACCATCCGCTCAAGCCCGAGCTGGGCCAGCGCGAGATGCCGCTCTCGCGCGAGCTGTGGATCGAACGCGAAGACTTCATGGAAACCCCGATCAAGGGCTTCCGCCGCCTCTTCCCCGGCAACAAGGTGCGCCTGCGCTACGGCTATGTGGTCGAATGCACTGGCTGCGAGAAAGACGCCGACGGCAACGTGACCGCCGTCACCTGCGAGTACTTCCCCGACTCCAAGTCCGGCACGCCGGGCGCCGACACCTACAAGGTCAAGGGCAACCTGCACTGGGTCAGCGTACCGCACGCCTGCCAGGCCGAAGTGCGCCTGTACGACCGCCTCTTCGCCTACCCGCAGCCGGGCCAGCGCCGCGAGGGCGACGCCCCCGAGCTCGAGCGCGACTTCCTCACCGACATCAACCCCGACGCCAAGCGCTGCCTCACCGCCCAGCTCGAGCCCTCGCTGGCGCGGGTGGCGGCCGAGTCGCGCTTCCAGTTCGAGCGCCACGGCTATTTTGTCGCCGACCGCTTCGACAGCCAGCCCGACGCGCCCGTGTTCAACCGCACGGTCACCCTCAAGGATTCGTGGCAGAAGTCGAAACCCTGA
- a CDS encoding efflux RND transporter periplasmic adaptor subunit, translating into MRARSLLIPLCLLAAGAAAVWWIKRPTPVPVALATVDRGLVEATVSNTRAGEIEACQRAKLSTIAGGRIEYLGVKEGDKVVAGQVLLRLWNADQTAQIEVAQRQLETIQRRVAEVCAVAANARSEAARQAALHQRGFVSASAEERARTDATAREAACRTSQADVAAARAQLDAARANTERTVLTAPFAGTIAKIVGELGEYATPSPPGVATPPAIDLIDDSCLYVKAPMDEVDAPKIHAGQPVRITLDALPGQVFAGHVRRVAPYVFAVEKQARTVDVEVDFDHPEEARGLLVGYSADAEVILESRPDVLRIPTAALRSSGDVLRYDAATGTLSAQPVSTGIANWAQTEITDGLREGERIVTSLERDGIVAGAKVTPDTDAPQ; encoded by the coding sequence ATGCGCGCCCGCTCCCTGCTCATCCCGCTCTGCCTCCTCGCCGCCGGCGCCGCCGCCGTGTGGTGGATCAAGCGCCCCACGCCGGTCCCGGTTGCACTGGCCACGGTTGATCGCGGCCTCGTCGAAGCGACCGTCTCCAACACCCGCGCCGGCGAGATCGAAGCCTGCCAGCGCGCCAAGCTGTCGACCATCGCCGGCGGGCGCATCGAATATCTCGGCGTCAAGGAAGGCGACAAGGTGGTCGCCGGCCAGGTGCTGCTGCGCCTGTGGAACGCCGACCAGACCGCCCAGATCGAGGTCGCCCAGCGCCAGCTCGAAACGATCCAGCGCCGTGTTGCCGAGGTGTGCGCCGTCGCCGCCAACGCCCGCAGCGAGGCGGCACGCCAGGCGGCCTTGCACCAGCGCGGCTTCGTCTCTGCCTCGGCCGAAGAAAGGGCGCGCACCGACGCCACCGCCCGCGAGGCCGCCTGCCGCACCAGCCAAGCCGATGTGGCCGCCGCCCGCGCCCAGCTCGACGCCGCCCGCGCCAACACCGAACGCACTGTGCTCACCGCGCCCTTTGCCGGCACGATTGCCAAGATCGTCGGCGAACTGGGCGAATACGCCACCCCCTCGCCGCCGGGCGTCGCCACTCCGCCGGCCATCGACCTGATCGACGACAGCTGCCTCTATGTGAAGGCACCGATGGACGAGGTCGACGCGCCCAAGATCCACGCCGGCCAGCCCGTGCGCATCACCCTCGACGCGCTCCCCGGCCAGGTCTTTGCCGGCCATGTCCGTCGTGTCGCACCCTATGTCTTCGCAGTCGAGAAGCAGGCGCGCACGGTCGATGTCGAGGTCGACTTCGATCACCCCGAAGAGGCCCGCGGTCTGCTCGTCGGCTACAGCGCCGATGCCGAGGTGATTCTCGAGTCCCGCCCGGACGTGCTGCGCATCCCCACCGCCGCCCTGCGCAGCAGCGGCGACGTGCTGCGCTACGACGCCGCCACCGGCACGCTGTCGGCCCAGCCGGTCAGCACCGGCATCGCCAACTGGGCGCAGACCGAAATCACCGACGGCCTGCGCGAGGGCGAGCGCATCGTCACCTCGCTCGAGCGCGACGGCATCGTCGCCGGTGCCAAGGTCACGCCCGACACCGACGCGCCGCAGTAA
- a CDS encoding ABC transporter permease — protein MNWRDFLSLSARALVAQRLRSFLTLLGIAVGIAAVILLTSIGEGIHQFVLAEFTQFGTNVIEITPGKKGARGGPPGLPSTSRPLTLDDARALERLPGVTAVTPVVWGNSEIEGNGRVRRSSVYGVGPAMVDAFTMRVRSGQFLPDDNANQPRALVVLGATLKQELFGTQNALGERIRIGGERFRVIGVMEAKGQFLGTDLDDTAYIPTGRALALYNREGLMEINVSYQEGVSSEQVSASVTRLLIARHGREDFALTTQADMLDSLSNILDILTAAVGALGGISLLVGGVGIVTIMTIAVTERTGEIGLLVALGARRRTILALFLGEAVALAAVGGLIGLVAGVALAQLVGLLVPALPVHTPWEFAVLAEISAVLIGLAAGVLPARKATTLDPVEALRAD, from the coding sequence ATGAATTGGCGCGACTTCCTCTCGCTCTCGGCTCGCGCGCTGGTCGCCCAGCGCCTGCGCAGCTTTCTGACCCTGCTCGGCATCGCTGTCGGCATCGCGGCGGTGATCCTGCTCACCTCCATCGGCGAAGGCATCCACCAGTTTGTGCTCGCCGAATTCACCCAGTTTGGCACCAACGTAATCGAGATCACGCCGGGCAAGAAAGGCGCGCGCGGCGGGCCGCCCGGGCTGCCCAGCACCTCGCGCCCGCTCACGCTCGACGACGCGCGGGCGCTGGAGCGCCTGCCCGGGGTCACCGCCGTCACCCCGGTGGTGTGGGGCAATTCGGAAATCGAAGGCAATGGCCGGGTGCGCCGCAGCTCGGTGTACGGCGTCGGCCCGGCCATGGTGGACGCTTTCACCATGCGCGTGAGGAGCGGCCAGTTTTTGCCCGACGACAACGCCAATCAGCCCCGCGCCCTGGTGGTGCTGGGCGCCACGCTGAAGCAGGAGTTGTTCGGCACACAAAACGCCCTCGGCGAGCGCATCCGCATTGGCGGCGAGCGTTTCCGGGTGATTGGCGTGATGGAGGCCAAGGGGCAGTTTCTCGGCACCGATCTGGACGACACTGCCTACATCCCCACCGGCCGCGCGCTGGCGCTCTACAACCGCGAGGGGCTGATGGAGATCAACGTCTCGTATCAGGAGGGCGTGTCGTCCGAACAGGTGAGCGCGAGCGTGACTCGCCTGCTGATCGCCCGTCACGGCCGCGAAGACTTTGCGCTGACCACCCAGGCCGACATGCTCGACAGCCTGTCCAATATTCTCGACATCCTCACTGCCGCGGTCGGCGCGCTGGGCGGCATCTCGCTGCTGGTGGGCGGGGTCGGCATCGTCACCATCATGACCATCGCGGTGACCGAACGCACCGGCGAGATCGGCCTGCTGGTGGCCCTCGGCGCGCGTCGGCGCACCATCCTCGCGCTGTTTCTCGGCGAAGCGGTGGCGCTGGCGGCCGTGGGCGGCTTGATCGGCCTGGTCGCCGGCGTCGCCCTGGCGCAGCTGGTCGGCCTGCTGGTGCCGGCACTGCCGGTACATACGCCCTGGGAATTCGCCGTGCTGGCGGAAATTTCGGCGGTGCTCATCGGCCTCGCCGCCGGCGTGCTGCCGGCGCGCAAGGCGACCACGCTGGATCCGGTGGAGGCGCTGCGGGCGGATTGA
- a CDS encoding ABC transporter ATP-binding protein translates to MAQIELDNIQRIFQLGDSEVHALQDVHLRIDAGEYVSVMGPSGSGKSTLLNLLGLLDRPNDGHYRLEGRDVTTLSADEQARVRRERIGFVFQSFHLVPRLTAEENIALPLLLAGIAPHDRKARVAQALDDFGLAKRGDHRPDQLSGGQRQRVAIARATIMQPAMLLADEPTGNLDRATGEEVTALLETLNGRGVTLIVVTHDPHMGERAQRQIRMEDGRIDSDSKRPAP, encoded by the coding sequence ATGGCACAGATCGAACTGGACAACATCCAGCGCATCTTCCAGCTTGGCGACAGCGAGGTTCACGCCTTGCAGGACGTGCACCTGCGCATCGACGCCGGCGAGTACGTGTCGGTGATGGGCCCGTCCGGCTCGGGCAAATCGACCCTGCTCAACCTGCTCGGCTTGCTCGACCGCCCCAACGACGGCCACTACCGCCTCGAAGGGCGCGACGTCACCACACTCAGCGCCGACGAACAGGCCCGCGTGCGGCGCGAACGCATCGGCTTCGTGTTCCAGAGCTTTCACCTCGTGCCGCGCCTGACCGCCGAAGAAAACATCGCCCTGCCCCTGCTGCTCGCCGGCATCGCGCCGCATGATCGCAAGGCCCGCGTCGCGCAGGCACTGGACGACTTCGGCCTCGCCAAACGGGGCGATCATCGCCCCGACCAGCTCTCCGGCGGCCAGCGCCAGCGCGTGGCGATTGCCCGCGCCACCATCATGCAGCCGGCCATGCTGCTGGCCGACGAGCCCACCGGCAACCTCGACCGCGCCACTGGCGAGGAGGTCACCGCGCTGCTCGAAACCCTCAACGGCCGCGGCGTGACGCTGATCGTCGTCACCCACGACCCGCACATGGGCGAGCGCGCGCAGCGGCAGATCCGCATGGAAGACGGCCGCATCGATTCGGACTCGAAACGCCCCGCGCCATGA